A window of the Hordeum vulgare subsp. vulgare chromosome 5H, MorexV3_pseudomolecules_assembly, whole genome shotgun sequence genome harbors these coding sequences:
- the LOC123400186 gene encoding putative leucine-rich repeat receptor-like protein kinase At2g19210, with product MEPATAAACPRLLLSLLLLLSCFVSPELVTPIHGQPDALGFISIDCGIADGTSYPDESTRGLRYVSDAGFVDASAGANAGISPPYSDRDLAARYLNVRHFPGAARSCYTLRGLSPGGRYLVRSSFYYGNYDALNRPPSFHLYLGVNRWAAVNLTAPDDIYIFEAVVVSPADFFQVCLVDIGQGTPFISGLDLRPLRAAMYPEATVNQSLLLLNLRRPAARFALNRYHFWRPASFYRLYRYPFDSYDRIWQSYGDVAAWTNITTTADVDISKASSFDAPPVVLRSAATPVNGTRLDFSWSPDNSLNNDNSSTAYLLLLYFAELQQLPGNALRRFNILVDGTPWNGSRSYTPKYLSAEVVEQVVVQGSGQHTVSLIATPDATLPPILNAFEIYSVQRMTELATNNGDAKAMMGIRTTYMLKKNWMGDPCAPKAFAWNGLNCSYSSSGPAWITALILSSSVLTGEVDPSFGDLKSLRYLDLSNNSLSGPIPDFLAQMPSLKFLDLSSNKLSGSIPAALLRKRQNGSLVLRIGNNANICDNGASTCAPNDKQKNRTLIIAIAVPIVVATLLFVAAIIILHRRRIKQDTWMANSARLNSPRDRERSNLFENRQFSYKELKLITANFKEEIGRGGFGAVFLGYLENGSPVAVKIRSKTSSQGDREFLSEAQHLSRVHHRNLVSLIGYCKDKKQLALVYEYMHGGDLEDRLRGEVSVATPLSWHQRLKIALDSAHGLEYLHKSCQPPLIHRDVKTKNILLSAALDAKISDFGLTKVFADDFMTHITTQPAGTLGYLDPEYYNTSRLSEKSDVYSFGVVLLEIITGQSPAVAITDTESIHIAQWVRQKLSEGNIESIADSKMGREYDVNSVWKVTELALQCKEQPSRERPTMTDVVAELKECLELEVSRGMVNYNSVTSGTSNLSATSADSHNDAQANDLKQQSVLELGQVGDASPTHIGPVPR from the exons ATGGAGCCAGCGACGGCAGCAGCGTGCCCTCGGTTGCTCttgtccctcctcctcctcctatcatGCTTCGTGTCACCCGAGCTCGTCACTCCCATCCATGGCCAGCCGGACGCCCTCGGCTTCATCAGCATCGACTGCGGGATCGCCGACGGCACCAGCTACCCCGACGAGTCCACGCGCGGCCTGAGGTACGTCTCCGACGCCGGCTTCGTGGACGCCAGCGCGGGGGCCAACGCCGGCATCAGCCCGCCGTACAGCGACCGGGACCTGGCGGCGCGGTACCTCAACGTGCGCCACTTCCCCGGCGCTGCCCGCAGCTGCTACACGCTCCGGGGGCTCTCGCCGGGGGGCAGGTACCTCGTCAGGTCCAGCTTCTACTACGGCAACTACGACGCGCTCAACAGGCCGCCGTCCTTCCACCTCTACCTCGGGGTCAACCGCTGGGCCGCCGTCAACCTCACCGCGCCCGACGACATCTACATCTTCGAGGCCGTCGTCGTGTCCCCGGCTGATTTCTTTCAG GTGTGCCTGGTGGACATAGGGCAGGGTACGCCGTTCATCTCCGGGCTTGACCTGAGGCCGCTCAGGGCGGCCATGTACCCGGAGGCCACCGTGAACCAGTCGCTGCTCCTGCTCAACCTTCGCCGGCCGGCGGCGAGATTCGCCTTGAACCGCTACCACTTCTGGCGGCCGGCTAGTTTCTATAGGCTATACAG GTACCCATTTGATTCCTATGACCGCATCTGGCAGTCTTACGGCGACGTGGCTGCATGGACCAACATAACGACGACGGCCGACGTCGATATCTCCAAGGCCAGCAGCTTTGACGCGCCGCCTGTGGTGCTGCGGAGCGCTGCCACTCCGGTGAATGGAACCCGGCTCGACTTCTCATGGAGCCCAGACAACTCCctgaacaatgacaacagcagcaCAGCATACCTCCTGCTGCTCTACTTCGCCGAGCTGCAGCAGCTGCCGGGCAACGCGCTGAGGCGATTCAACATCCTCGTCGATGGCACCCCATGGAACGGCAGCCGGAGTTACACCCCGAAGTACCTCTCCGCAGAGGTTGTGGAACAGGTGGTGGTGCAGGGGTCAGGCCAGCACACCGTCTCGCTCATCGCAACGCCGGATGCCACGCTCCCGCCCATCCTGAACGCGTTCGAGATATACTCAGTGCAGCGGATGACTGAGCTCGCGACGAACAATGGAGATG CCAAGGCCATGATGGGAATTCGCACGACGTACATGCTGAAGAAAAACTGGATGGGTGATCCTTGTGCGCCAAAAGCATTTGCCTGGAATGGCCTAAACTGCAGTTATTCTTCATCTGGTCCTGCATGGATAACAGCTCT AATACTGTCATCTAGCGTGTTGACCGGTGAAGTTGATCCTTCTTTCGGTGATCTAAAGTCCCTTCGATACCT GGACTTATCCAATAACAGCCTGTCTGGTCCAATACCTGATTTTCTGGCACAAATGCCATCACTCAAATTCCT TGATTTGTCAAGCAACAAACTCAGTGGATCAATTCCGGCAGCTCTACTACGAAAGCGTCAAAATGGATCCCTTGTATTAAG GATTGGCAATAATGCAAATATCTGTGACAATGGTGCTTCTACATGTGCTCCAAACGACAAGCAAAAGAACAGAACACTCATCATTGCAATAGCTGTACCAATAGTTGTAGCCACTCTACTGTTTGTGGCAGCAATTATTATCCTTCACAGAAGGAGAATTAAACAAG ATACATGGATGGCAAACAGCGCAAGGCTTAATAGCCCCAGGGACAGGGAGAGGTCGAACTTGTTTGAGAACAGACAGTTCAGCTACAAAGAGCTGAAGCTCATCACAGCTAACTTCAAGGAAGAAATAGGGCGAGGAGGATTTGGTGCTGTGTTTCTAGGTTATTTGGAGAATGGAAGTCCAGTTGCTGTGAAGATCCGTTCGAAAACATCATCTCAAGGGGATAGGGAGTTTCTATCTGAG GCTCAACACTTGAGTCGAGTTCACCACAGGAACCTGGTTTCCTTGATTGGTTATTGCAAGGACAAGAAACAACTGGCCCTTGTCTATGAATATATGCATGGAGGAGACCTAGAGGATCGTCTAAGAG GAGAGGTCTCTGTTGCTACGCCCCTCAGTTGGCATCAACGTCTCAAGATTGCTCTCGACTCTGCCCATG GATTGGAGTATCTGCATAAGTCCTGCCAGCCACCATTGATCCATAGGGATGTGAAGACGAAGAACATCCTGCTATCTGCTGCCCTAGATGCAAAGATATCAGACTTTGGCCTGACGAAGGTGTTCGCAGATGACTTTATGACCCATATTACTACCCAACCAGCAGGCACCCTGGGGTATCTTGACCCTGAATACTATAATACATCCCGGCTCAGTGAGAAGAGTGACGTGTATAGCTTTGGAGTTGTACTACTGGAGATTATAACCGGTCAGTCGCCGGCGGTCGCCATTACTGACACTGAGAGCATCCATATAGCACAGTGGGTGCGCCAGAAGCTCTCCGAGGGTAACATCGAGAGCATTGCTGACTCAAAGATGGGGAGGGAGTACGATGTCAACTCGGTCTGGAAGGTTACAGAGCTGGCACTGCAGTGCAAAGAACAACCATCACGGGAACGACCAACAATGACAGATGTTGTGGCTGAGCTCAAGGAATGCCTGGAATTGGAGGTGTCTCGTGGAATGGTCAATTACAACTCAGTCACTAGCGGCACAAGTAATCTCAGTGCAACTAGTGCTGACTCGCACAACGATGCTCAAGCAAATGATCTGAAACAGCAGAGTGTGCTTGAGTTGGGGCAGGTTGGCGATGCATCGCCGACTCACATAGGCCCGGTACCAAGATGA
- the LOC123400187 gene encoding uncharacterized protein LOC123400187: MEGDGRRSERPAAGRHRGPDQRGQPLRVLVRRRTRCTRMYIAPPADAAATPCSGGSTGSAAAAASTARRPAGAPTPGCCTSTTLPPPPPGGRPKGGVSTSLLLTVTDISDNNISHGQRNVSPATSSSTMCPGPAPGVKSLFNQVNQMLLFRLVATMFQVH; the protein is encoded by the coding sequence ATGGAGGGAGACGGACGCCGGAGCGAGCGCCCGGCCGCAGGGCGGCACCGCGGTCCGGATCAACGGGGGCAGCCACTCCGTGTCCTCGTCCGCCGGCGGACTCGCTGCACGCGCATGTACATAGCGCCGCCCGCCGACGCCGCGGCGACTCCCTGCTCCGGAGGTTCTACTGGCTCGGCCGCAGCAGCAGCGTCCACTGCCCGTCGCCCCGCCGGAGCCCCGACACCGGGATGCTGCACTTCCACcacgctccctccaccaccaccaggaGGCAGACCCAAGGGAGGCGTCTCAACCTCTTTGCTGCTCACAGTCACAgacatcagcgacaacaacatTAGCCATGGGCAGAGAAATGTTTCTCCTGCTACAAGCTCAAGCACAATGTGTCCTGGTCCTGCTCCTGGTGTAAAGTCCCTCTTCAATCAAGTTAACCAAATGCTGCTCTTCCGTCTTGTCGCAACGATGTTCCAGGTTCACTAG